A window from Leptospira wolffii serovar Khorat str. Khorat-H2 encodes these proteins:
- a CDS encoding HAD family hydrolase yields MLPSSDWSPEVFSFLEEYLTGRRDRSVVFDFDNTLVREDFGEAVMCELLFEGVPWVSDLSPFFPEPGKAEQMESLRRSDTKEFLAEIWKYYGSKIEKGGLEAGYRWSTWIFSGRPASELSKTASIVWKRQQESDSMESVQAYKPMFELVSELRRIGADIKIITASPDLVIQEVSELWGISKENVLGMRLKESGGVLIPELKEPFTYGIGKVKLFREASGQDRFELAFGDSENDFPMLEEASIRGIFLDRGKKKIPPQGTLIQKVSDWKTVPIILG; encoded by the coding sequence TTGCTCCCTTCTTCCGACTGGTCCCCAGAAGTCTTTTCGTTTTTAGAAGAATATCTGACCGGTCGGAGGGATAGGTCCGTAGTATTCGATTTCGATAATACTCTTGTCCGAGAGGATTTCGGAGAAGCGGTAATGTGCGAACTTCTTTTCGAAGGAGTTCCTTGGGTTTCGGATCTTTCTCCCTTCTTTCCCGAACCGGGCAAGGCGGAGCAGATGGAATCCTTGAGAAGATCGGACACGAAAGAGTTTCTCGCGGAAATTTGGAAATATTACGGATCCAAGATAGAGAAGGGCGGTCTCGAAGCGGGATACCGTTGGTCCACTTGGATTTTTTCCGGAAGACCTGCATCCGAATTGTCCAAGACCGCTTCTATCGTTTGGAAAAGACAGCAAGAAAGCGATTCTATGGAATCCGTACAAGCTTATAAACCAATGTTCGAACTGGTTTCCGAATTGAGAAGAATAGGCGCCGATATCAAAATCATTACCGCCTCTCCGGACCTGGTCATACAGGAAGTTTCCGAACTCTGGGGTATATCCAAAGAGAACGTGCTAGGAATGCGCCTGAAAGAAAGTGGCGGAGTTTTGATTCCCGAATTAAAGGAACCTTTTACCTACGGAATCGGAAAAGTGAAATTGTTCCGAGAGGCAAGCGGACAGGATCGTTTCGAACTAGCCTTCGGGGATTCCGAAAACGATTTTCCTATGTTAGAAGAAGCTTCTATCCGAGGGATCTTCTTGGATAGAGGTAAGAAGAAGATTCCGCCCCAAGGGACCCTTATCCAAAAAGTATCCGACTGGAAAACGGTTCCGATAATTCTGGGTTGA
- a CDS encoding SDR family oxidoreductase translates to MSESLALIVGGSGAAGQSAIEAFREDTKRSGRTWRILSTTSGENPVKGSDRTIPFIQLEDPGASIPSILKALESESGKIDILIYTPARGNLGYPVEDTPDADIKSGMHFCFDPMVELEKKLSPRLTIGYSAYYYLPHLLTFYGSLAFIKKKMEEWAIEKPQSRKIIRAGTFFSQSVRGITIILQRLAKSASHPDLQRLMEEQKNSGKKFPDFFLDYIQEREKESFGKNFPNTPYRMTEPEDLKKALLKILDGEKAPIVSLVGDWSWTEDKLPSMPGYLLAR, encoded by the coding sequence ATGAGCGAGTCGCTTGCATTGATCGTAGGAGGTTCGGGTGCGGCCGGACAGAGCGCAATCGAAGCCTTTCGGGAAGATACAAAACGATCGGGTAGAACGTGGAGGATTTTATCCACTACGTCCGGAGAGAATCCGGTAAAAGGATCGGACAGAACGATTCCTTTCATTCAGTTGGAGGATCCGGGCGCATCGATTCCCTCTATTCTAAAAGCGTTGGAGAGCGAATCCGGAAAAATCGATATTCTAATATACACTCCCGCCAGAGGAAATCTGGGTTATCCGGTGGAGGATACTCCCGATGCGGATATCAAATCCGGGATGCATTTTTGTTTCGATCCCATGGTCGAGCTGGAGAAGAAACTTTCTCCCAGATTGACGATCGGTTATTCGGCATATTATTATCTTCCCCACTTACTCACCTTTTACGGATCCTTAGCTTTCATCAAAAAGAAAATGGAAGAATGGGCGATAGAGAAACCCCAGTCCCGTAAAATCATTCGGGCGGGTACATTCTTCAGCCAAAGCGTAAGAGGAATCACGATCATCCTACAGAGACTCGCGAAATCCGCTTCTCATCCGGACCTGCAAAGATTGATGGAGGAACAAAAAAATTCTGGCAAAAAGTTTCCGGATTTCTTTCTGGATTATATTCAGGAAAGAGAAAAGGAAAGCTTCGGTAAGAATTTTCCGAATACTCCCTATAGAATGACGGAACCCGAAGATCTCAAGAAAGCTCTATTAAAAATTTTAGATGGAGAGAAAGCCCCTATCGTATCCTTGGTGGGCGACTGGTCCTGGACGGAGGATAAACTTCCTTCCATGCCGGGATATTTGCTGGCAAGATAG
- a CDS encoding RluA family pseudouridine synthase — protein MSSAKTDGSRFSIPILYRKGFLLAADKPAGIPIHATLDPKRENFEALVLKQEKLPYLRLVHRLDRDTSGLVLFCTDPERNKDADSILSESEKTYICITEGVAEEEEFRVECFLKEGKDRMISVRSGGKKAITDFKTLGTNPKLGLSLIQARLVTGRRHQIRFHLASIGIPILGDKTYGFDPPKKKSGWKMPDRFLLHSYLLKFKNEFGEEISLNSPIPKDFSSYLSFFSGIHLPI, from the coding sequence ATGTCCTCCGCTAAAACCGACGGCAGCCGTTTTTCCATCCCGATTCTATACCGAAAAGGATTCCTGCTCGCGGCCGATAAACCGGCAGGAATTCCGATCCATGCCACATTGGATCCTAAGAGAGAGAATTTCGAGGCCTTGGTTTTAAAGCAGGAAAAATTGCCGTATTTGCGTTTAGTCCATCGATTGGATCGGGATACGAGCGGACTCGTTTTATTCTGCACGGATCCGGAAAGGAATAAGGATGCGGATAGCATTCTTTCCGAATCCGAGAAAACGTATATTTGCATAACGGAAGGAGTAGCAGAGGAGGAAGAATTTAGAGTAGAGTGTTTCCTGAAAGAAGGAAAGGATAGAATGATCTCCGTAAGGTCGGGAGGAAAAAAAGCGATTACCGATTTCAAAACCTTAGGAACAAATCCGAAACTAGGACTTTCACTTATCCAAGCCAGATTGGTTACGGGCAGAAGGCACCAGATCCGTTTCCATTTGGCCTCCATCGGGATTCCGATATTGGGAGATAAAACGTACGGGTTCGACCCTCCTAAGAAGAAATCGGGATGGAAGATGCCGGATCGCTTTCTATTACATTCTTACCTACTCAAATTCAAAAACGAATTCGGAGAAGAAATCTCCCTTAACTCTCCGATTCCCAAGGATTTCTCTTCTTATCTTTCCTTTTTTTCTGGAATACATCTGCCAATCTGA
- a CDS encoding helix-turn-helix domain-containing protein — protein sequence MKQADAEELDGKELISSEHITEVVKENLKLIRHTKGLSLDKLASRCGVSRAMLSQIEQGKSVPTIAVLWKIATGLNVPFSELLKEKGTEGVFLLKAENTKVLYSSSKVYSSRALFPFIGGRRVEFYELILKPGGIEVAEPHKAGTTENLVVVQGKLRLRVGDKVVELDAKDSVYFRADVPHEYINPTDTETLMYLVMEYTDEAS from the coding sequence ATGAAGCAGGCCGATGCGGAAGAGCTGGACGGAAAAGAACTCATCTCCAGCGAACATATTACAGAAGTCGTTAAAGAAAACCTAAAATTAATTCGCCATACCAAGGGACTTTCCCTGGATAAACTGGCCTCCCGTTGCGGAGTCAGTCGGGCCATGCTTTCCCAAATCGAGCAGGGAAAAAGTGTTCCTACAATCGCCGTTTTATGGAAGATCGCTACGGGCTTGAACGTTCCTTTCAGCGAATTGTTAAAGGAAAAAGGGACCGAGGGAGTTTTTCTTCTCAAAGCGGAGAATACCAAAGTCTTATATTCCAGCTCCAAAGTATATTCTAGCCGGGCCCTCTTTCCGTTCATCGGAGGGAGAAGGGTGGAATTCTACGAATTGATTCTAAAACCGGGTGGGATAGAAGTTGCCGAGCCTCATAAGGCGGGAACCACCGAGAACCTGGTCGTGGTCCAAGGAAAATTGCGCCTCAGAGTGGGCGACAAGGTGGTGGAATTGGATGCTAAGGATTCTGTTTACTTTAGAGCGGATGTTCCTCACGAGTATATCAACCCGACCGATACCGAGACTCTCATGTATCTGGTCATGGAATACACGGACGAAGCCTCCTAA
- a CDS encoding sodium:proton antiporter yields the protein MRNKFFTTLLLLSLVFTASLLAEPETQTPQNLAQSESATEHGGADHQEHQASSHDVQGEDLPIWSVIPFVLILLSIALLPLVSHTTAHWWEHNNNKLLLALALGGISFGLLMAHGWWGKIFHTMVFDYIPFIILLGALFYISGGIVLKGDIEATPVNNTIFLIVGTFLASFIGTTGASMLLIRPLLKTNSERKHVVHTVIFFIFLVSNIGGSLTPLGDPPLFLGYLQGVPFTWTFKLLPEMLIASGLLLVIYFVWDTIAHGKETKKDIRYDRSHRQPIGLEGQVNFLWLLGVILSVAFLNQNYIPAIADNPYLGFVREAVLIGLIALSKVTSDPKLREKNKFTLGPIQEVAYLFIGIFLTMIPALLLLEHHGKELGITQKWQFFWVTGGFSGVLDNAPTYLTFVSLAKGLLGFSTMGQILADPVGEELLKAISVGAVFMGALTYIGNAPNFMVKSVAEENNVKMPSFGGYVVYSLLLLIPTFLLLTAIFFL from the coding sequence ATGAGAAACAAATTCTTTACTACACTTCTTCTTCTCTCCCTGGTCTTTACGGCTTCTCTTTTAGCGGAACCCGAGACCCAAACCCCGCAGAATCTGGCACAATCCGAATCCGCCACGGAGCACGGAGGAGCGGATCACCAGGAACACCAAGCTTCTTCCCACGATGTGCAAGGAGAGGATTTACCTATTTGGTCGGTGATTCCATTCGTTTTGATCCTGCTCAGTATCGCCCTTCTCCCCTTGGTTTCCCATACCACGGCGCATTGGTGGGAGCATAATAATAACAAGCTCCTTCTCGCCTTAGCTCTTGGAGGAATTTCCTTCGGACTACTCATGGCTCACGGTTGGTGGGGAAAGATTTTCCATACCATGGTCTTCGATTATATTCCTTTTATCATTCTTCTGGGAGCGCTCTTTTATATTTCCGGAGGTATCGTTCTGAAAGGCGATATCGAAGCCACTCCCGTAAACAATACGATCTTTTTGATCGTAGGAACCTTTCTCGCGTCTTTCATCGGAACGACGGGAGCCTCCATGCTTCTTATCCGTCCTCTCTTAAAGACGAACTCGGAGAGAAAGCATGTGGTTCATACGGTGATCTTCTTTATCTTCCTAGTATCCAATATCGGAGGGTCTTTGACTCCTTTAGGCGATCCTCCTCTATTCTTAGGTTATTTGCAGGGAGTTCCTTTCACTTGGACCTTTAAGCTTCTTCCGGAAATGCTGATCGCTTCCGGGCTTTTACTCGTGATCTACTTCGTATGGGATACGATCGCTCACGGAAAAGAAACCAAGAAGGATATTCGCTACGACCGTTCTCATAGACAACCCATCGGTCTGGAAGGTCAGGTAAATTTCCTCTGGCTATTGGGTGTCATTCTATCCGTAGCATTCCTGAACCAAAACTATATCCCTGCTATCGCCGATAATCCTTATCTTGGATTCGTGAGAGAAGCGGTTCTAATCGGACTCATCGCATTGTCCAAGGTGACCTCGGATCCGAAACTAAGAGAGAAGAATAAGTTCACCTTGGGACCGATCCAAGAAGTGGCTTATCTCTTTATCGGTATCTTCCTCACTATGATTCCGGCCCTTCTTTTATTGGAACACCATGGAAAAGAATTGGGCATCACCCAAAAATGGCAATTCTTCTGGGTAACGGGAGGTTTTTCCGGAGTACTGGATAACGCTCCAACCTACCTCACCTTCGTATCCTTGGCAAAAGGTCTATTAGGATTCTCCACGATGGGACAGATCTTAGCGGATCCTGTAGGAGAAGAACTATTGAAGGCGATCTCCGTGGGAGCAGTATTTATGGGGGCTCTTACCTATATAGGTAACGCACCGAACTTCATGGTGAAATCCGTAGCCGAGGAGAATAATGTGAAGATGCCAAGCTTCGGAGGATATGTTGTGTATTCCCTCCTGCTACTCATCCCCACCTTCCTTCTTCTTACCGCGATATTCTTCCTGTAG
- the perRB gene encoding peroxide-responsive transcriptional repressor PerRB, with product MTDFHKKNRYCLTPDEIENRLKSVSIQPTMQRISICQYVLCEADHPTAEEVKEWVDQRSLKMSLATVYNTLNVLVSAGLLREFKFSCLGKSVFDSNIDDHYHFFDEKTGKFHDLDANLLTLDSKLPNEFKVNKVDILFSGTMEGKASRVD from the coding sequence ATGACCGACTTTCATAAAAAGAACCGATACTGCCTAACACCGGACGAAATCGAGAACCGTCTAAAGTCCGTTTCCATCCAACCTACTATGCAAAGGATATCCATTTGCCAATACGTTCTTTGCGAAGCGGACCACCCCACTGCGGAGGAAGTCAAGGAATGGGTGGACCAACGCTCCTTAAAAATGAGCCTGGCTACGGTTTATAATACTCTAAACGTATTAGTTTCCGCCGGCCTATTAAGAGAATTTAAATTTTCCTGTCTGGGTAAATCGGTGTTCGACAGCAATATAGACGATCACTACCATTTCTTCGACGAAAAGACCGGGAAATTCCACGATTTAGATGCGAACCTTCTCACTCTGGATTCCAAACTTCCAAACGAATTCAAGGTCAATAAGGTGGACATTCTTTTTTCCGGTACCATGGAAGGCAAGGCGTCTCGCGTCGACTGA
- the lpdA gene encoding dihydrolipoyl dehydrogenase, giving the protein MAENYDVTVIGGGPGGYVAAIRASQLGLNVCLVEKDKLGGVCLNWGCIPTKALLESAHLLETVRKSSSFGLQIPEVKPDFPGIVKRSRGVADTMSNGVDFLMKKNKISIKKGSAVFKDKNTIWLPDTSKEEIRSDYFIIATGARPRELPGLPFDGDKVLSSKEAMIQDTPPKSLAIIGAGAIGIEFADFYSSMGTEVTVIEMQDRILPLEDPEISNLLNRSFQKRGIQLLTSVGVSEPKLEADGVSLLLKGEGLKAEGERRSFSKALVAIGVVPNTEGMQLEEIGVFLQKGFVKVDTKFKSKVPNIYGIGDCIGAPLLAHVASQEGIKAVEAISIQKGNPHSLIYEPIDYQKIPACTYCHPEVASVGLKEEEAKKSGIDVVIGKFPFRANGRAQALGEVEGMVKIVADRKTGEILGAHLIGPNVTELLGELSLGMGSELTLKDFAGRIHSHPTLSEAVMEAAAQALGEAIHI; this is encoded by the coding sequence ATGGCCGAAAACTACGACGTAACGGTGATTGGTGGAGGGCCCGGTGGCTATGTAGCTGCGATCCGTGCTTCCCAACTCGGTTTGAACGTTTGTCTAGTCGAAAAAGATAAATTAGGCGGGGTCTGTCTGAACTGGGGTTGCATCCCTACCAAGGCACTTTTGGAATCCGCGCATTTATTGGAAACGGTACGCAAATCCTCCTCTTTCGGCCTGCAAATCCCGGAAGTAAAACCCGATTTTCCGGGAATCGTAAAAAGATCCCGCGGGGTCGCTGATACTATGTCCAACGGCGTGGATTTCCTCATGAAGAAAAATAAGATTTCCATAAAGAAAGGAAGCGCCGTCTTTAAGGATAAGAATACGATCTGGCTACCGGATACCTCGAAGGAAGAGATCCGATCCGATTATTTCATCATCGCCACGGGAGCACGTCCCAGAGAATTGCCCGGCCTACCTTTCGATGGGGACAAGGTACTTTCCAGTAAGGAGGCGATGATCCAAGATACTCCTCCTAAGAGTCTGGCGATCATAGGTGCGGGTGCGATAGGAATCGAGTTTGCTGATTTTTATTCCAGTATGGGCACGGAAGTAACCGTGATAGAAATGCAGGATAGGATTCTTCCATTAGAAGATCCTGAAATATCCAATCTTCTCAACCGCAGTTTCCAAAAAAGAGGGATCCAACTTTTAACGAGCGTGGGAGTCTCTGAACCGAAATTGGAAGCAGACGGAGTCTCCCTTCTTCTCAAAGGAGAAGGGCTGAAAGCCGAAGGAGAAAGAAGATCCTTCTCCAAAGCATTAGTGGCAATCGGTGTGGTCCCGAATACGGAAGGAATGCAACTGGAGGAGATAGGTGTCTTCCTACAAAAAGGTTTCGTAAAGGTAGACACTAAATTCAAGAGCAAAGTCCCGAATATCTATGGAATCGGGGATTGCATAGGAGCCCCCCTTCTCGCTCATGTGGCTTCCCAGGAAGGAATCAAGGCCGTGGAAGCGATCTCCATCCAAAAAGGAAACCCTCATTCGTTAATATACGAGCCGATAGACTACCAAAAAATTCCGGCATGTACATATTGCCACCCGGAAGTCGCTTCCGTTGGACTAAAAGAAGAAGAAGCTAAGAAATCCGGAATCGATGTGGTTATCGGAAAATTCCCTTTTCGCGCGAACGGTCGTGCTCAGGCATTGGGAGAAGTCGAAGGAATGGTCAAGATCGTAGCCGACCGAAAAACCGGAGAGATCTTAGGCGCCCATCTGATAGGTCCGAACGTAACGGAACTCTTGGGAGAATTGAGTTTGGGAATGGGATCCGAACTGACTCTGAAGGATTTTGCGGGTAGAATACATTCTCATCCTACGCTTTCGGAAGCGGTGATGGAAGCGGCTGCCCAGGCATTAGGAGAGGCGATCCATATATGA
- a CDS encoding class I SAM-dependent DNA methyltransferase yields the protein MKLYSELAEYYFDIERSARKFELETQFIDRLFRKHRVKNILDLGCGTGEHVTHFQGLGYKSRGVDSSNRMIEIAKKRYSHCKFEVGSMQSYKSGEQWDGIISLFGSFNYLLTNEEVESALKNLEANLKPAGIAVLEVWNAEPLRKIKRKAITPVSQIKARNTTIQRNRGFRLVRADQATVVEVNYIYNLNSKEIKDKHLMRAYFLNEFQKMLSKHRMEILQVYSNYNEIKFRSNASRMIVVLKKKSA from the coding sequence ATGAAACTCTACTCGGAATTGGCGGAATACTACTTCGATATAGAAAGAAGCGCTAGAAAATTCGAATTGGAGACCCAATTTATCGACCGCCTTTTTCGAAAACATAGGGTTAAGAACATCCTAGATCTAGGCTGCGGCACGGGAGAGCATGTTACCCATTTCCAGGGTTTGGGTTATAAATCCAGAGGAGTGGACTCCTCCAATCGAATGATTGAAATCGCCAAGAAGAGATACTCCCATTGTAAATTCGAAGTGGGAAGTATGCAATCTTATAAATCCGGCGAACAATGGGACGGTATCATCAGCCTATTCGGTTCCTTCAATTATCTACTCACCAACGAAGAAGTGGAATCGGCTCTCAAGAACCTGGAAGCGAATTTAAAACCGGCGGGTATTGCGGTATTAGAAGTTTGGAATGCGGAACCTTTGCGCAAGATCAAACGAAAAGCGATCACCCCGGTCTCCCAAATTAAGGCGCGCAATACCACCATCCAAAGGAATCGCGGATTTCGGCTCGTGAGAGCGGACCAAGCGACCGTAGTAGAAGTGAACTATATCTATAATCTGAATTCCAAGGAGATCAAGGACAAGCATCTGATGCGCGCGTATTTCCTGAATGAATTCCAGAAAATGCTCTCCAAACATAGGATGGAAATCCTACAGGTGTATTCGAATTACAACGAGATCAAATTCAGAAGTAACGCGAGTAGAATGATCGTCGTCCTAAAAAAGAAAAGCGCTTAA
- a CDS encoding chemotaxis protein CheX: MSINLDPLLDEKFILTISQIFPEFLEKNLHIQAVREAFGPSKNEGLCYENCTSVEFQGEATGRLFLGMDGYTKLKLLPKIARSFHIDPTIRSHAASIMLEFANQICAELITEMKLGRFQMDILPPENLNNKLVPVDLEQYRQYILIYFLKDKDAREYLGRVYLILLMKKY, encoded by the coding sequence ATGTCTATAAATCTAGATCCCTTATTGGATGAAAAATTCATCCTAACCATATCCCAGATTTTTCCGGAGTTTTTGGAAAAGAACCTGCATATACAAGCGGTTCGCGAGGCTTTCGGGCCTTCCAAAAACGAGGGGCTTTGCTACGAAAATTGCACTTCCGTGGAGTTCCAAGGCGAGGCGACGGGGAGACTCTTTTTGGGAATGGACGGTTATACCAAACTGAAGCTACTTCCCAAGATTGCCAGATCCTTTCATATCGATCCTACCATCAGAAGTCATGCGGCTTCCATCATGCTGGAGTTCGCGAATCAGATCTGTGCGGAACTCATCACCGAAATGAAATTGGGTCGGTTCCAGATGGATATACTACCTCCGGAAAATCTGAACAATAAACTAGTGCCGGTGGATTTAGAGCAGTACAGACAGTACATTCTAATCTATTTCCTGAAGGATAAGGACGCGCGGGAATATCTGGGAAGAGTCTATCTCATTCTTCTCATGAAAAAATACTGA
- a CDS encoding alpha/beta hydrolase family protein translates to MIRYAAKGLSFLLKYAELIDSPSGVFQEGKIQTEDGKTFRSKLLFSGPNSPTVYIQHGMSARGIDDPRILTLATHIKNSGANVFLPELPEIQGLRVSTETVPNIRGLFRSIADRAGGPISFLSASFSAGMGMVALSGPEEQRLLKACLLVGGYSDFSHTLPFTLSNYESDPYAVHVLLYNFIGKMRPDLKGLEEFYFETALDNGLHRSGSEEKGSFLWEGLGTEEKDFVSRVKTDADFRKDLAIGILDNLPPNFIFRNSPSNFLQAWNSPLALLHGFDDPVISPDESENLYSSLLGLGREETVLLKSRLITHGDHLPFYTQLGEIPKLAGLWGFFLKKTGL, encoded by the coding sequence ATGATCCGATACGCAGCCAAAGGACTTTCCTTTCTTTTAAAATACGCAGAGCTAATCGACTCTCCTTCCGGGGTATTCCAGGAAGGGAAAATCCAAACCGAGGACGGAAAGACGTTCCGATCCAAGCTTCTTTTTTCCGGGCCGAATTCTCCCACGGTTTATATCCAGCATGGAATGAGCGCTCGCGGGATAGACGACCCTAGAATTCTGACTCTCGCCACCCATATCAAGAATAGCGGCGCCAATGTCTTTCTGCCCGAACTTCCGGAGATACAAGGACTTAGAGTGTCCACCGAAACCGTTCCCAATATCCGAGGACTCTTTCGTTCCATTGCGGATCGGGCAGGAGGGCCGATCTCCTTTTTGTCAGCAAGTTTTTCCGCCGGGATGGGGATGGTTGCGCTTTCCGGTCCGGAAGAGCAGCGTCTTTTGAAGGCCTGTTTACTCGTAGGAGGATATTCCGATTTCAGTCATACTCTTCCTTTCACTCTTTCCAATTACGAATCGGATCCGTATGCGGTACATGTTCTACTTTATAATTTTATTGGAAAGATGCGTCCCGACCTAAAAGGTTTGGAAGAGTTCTATTTTGAGACCGCCTTGGACAACGGCTTGCATAGAAGCGGATCCGAGGAGAAGGGGTCCTTTCTTTGGGAAGGCTTAGGAACGGAAGAGAAGGACTTCGTTTCGCGGGTTAAAACGGATGCGGATTTTCGTAAAGACCTGGCTATCGGGATTCTGGATAACCTTCCTCCCAATTTCATTTTTCGCAACTCTCCCAGTAACTTTTTACAGGCTTGGAATTCTCCCTTGGCTTTACTTCACGGTTTCGACGATCCGGTCATATCTCCGGACGAATCGGAAAATCTATATTCTTCCTTGCTGGGGCTCGGAAGAGAAGAGACCGTCCTTCTGAAGTCCAGGCTTATCACGCACGGGGACCATCTGCCGTTTTATACCCAATTGGGGGAGATTCCTAAATTGGCCGGTCTTTGGGGATTTTTTCTCAAAAAAACGGGACTCTAA